The Bacteroidota bacterium DNA segment CAAAGGGAACAAGCTCTGCATTTAAAGTAGTAGTCACGCCATTCTCCAATGTTACCCCTGAAATAGAAAGCACTTCATAACCGGGTTTAAAAAATGAAACTGTATAAGTACCAGCTTCAGCAAGTCCCGTAATATAATCTCCTGATAAGTTAGTTGTAACTGCTGTTTCAGGGTCTGCTGTAATTTCAATCTCCACTCCAAATAAAGTAGCGGCAGTTGATGCATCTGTAACTGTTCCCTGAAGATGACATCCCAAAACATAAGTGGGTGATAAAATAAATAATCCTTCTTCAATATCAGTTACTGCAACTACACCCGATGGGAAATATGGATACACTCCCCATGCTCCATTAAAACCATCTCCACTAAAAGGAGAAGTATCATACCATGCTGTTTTTATCATGTAGTTCGGATTACTTACATCCGTAATAATTAAACCATCACGATACCATGCAGTAACAACATAATCATCTTTTGCCCATGCATAATGCGGAATTGAAGAAGTACCTGGAGTTGGACGAAACTCACTTAAATATTCTATATCTGTTAAATCAGAAACATCATAAGCACCTAATGAACCATTGGTAATTTCATCAGTACTAAATAAATAATTGCCGGCATCATTTAATACAACATTATGTGTAAATAATCCGGGAGTTGTTTGTGTTGCTAATAATATAGGCGAGTCTTTATCTGCAATATCCCATACTGAAAAGAATCCTTCATAAATATTCGATTCCCATAAGGTGTCGCCTCTTGCATAACCATGATGCACATACCAAGTATCTGTTGAGCCTACAAATGTGGGATTAAGGGGATCAACATTTGCATCAAGCATCACTGTTGCTCCACCATATAAATTAGATCCAAATAAATACACAATACCATTTTCATCTGCCCATACCTGATGTGTTGTTACTAGTCCAATTCCACCATCAGTAAAATTATAGGTACAAGTCCCGGGTAGTGAAGAAAGATCAATGCATAATAAGCCACCACTTGTTTCATTCACCACATAAGCATAATGATCCCATGTAGCAATTTGCCTCCAAGTACTATTTCCACCATCTATAAATTGTAACTCAACCGGTGAAGTTGGATCTGTAATATCCACTAAACTGGTTCCATCATAAGTACCTGCAATTACATATTCATCTCCATCGTCATTTGTCCATCCCCAAACGTTTGACATATTATCATCATAAGTGAGTTGACCAACAAAATCAACATTTAATTGCGCATTTGAAATTAAAGTAAAGCCCAAAAGAAATACAGAAAGTAGTAAGTGATTTTTCATTTATTGTATTGTTTAATCCAAACAAAGATAATATCTATCTTGTATAGAGCTACGGCATACTTTGGTAGGATGAAATACTTTAACACTAACCGGACAATATATTAGAATGATTGCCTGATCACATGAAAATATCAGTATCTGTATTGAAATAAAGGAATAAAGATTGTTGCAATCCTAATTTTTAACAGGGCAAGTACGTATTCCCAGAATTGCATATATCGGACAAAAACTCACAAAACTTGTAAGCACAAGCACTCCTGCTATTACAATTAAGACAATTCCCAGCGTACCGGTAATTACATGTGTAAAAAACAGAATTGCAATAATAGCGGCGAGTATTATGCGTATTATTTTATCGGCATTTCCAATATTCTTTTTCATAATTTATTTTTTTTTGAGAATAAAAATTAAAATCACTGTAAACAATTTAAACAAACAACTTTGTTAGTATGATAAAATGCTAATTGTGATTTGCAAATGTAGAATGGAATAAAAGTATGTTTAGTAACCAATGTTACATAGTTAATGTAATTTCAGGATGATTACTTTTTGCGATGCATTATTCTTTTTTGTTTGAACACTTCTTTTTCAGATAAATCAATTTTTTCTGTTGCAGTGGAGAATGCAACAGTGGATAACGCAGTTGCATATTTATCTAAAAAGCGAAGTAGTTCCTGATTATAAATTCTTCCTGTATCACGCAATGCCCAACCTAATCCTTTTTGAACCATATAGGTTTTATCATCTATCAAATTCAAAAATAATTTCTCTAATTCTTTCCAATTAAAAACATCAACAAAGGCTTTGCGTTCCCGCACCAGAGCTACTGCACTTTGTCGGCGCTTCCATAAAAGCTCAGAAGTATTCCATTCTTGAATTAGCGATTTATATTGTTTGGGAATTTTTATACCTGCAATACAAGATGCTTTGGCAAGATCATCAGAATGTGGCCAGCAATCCACTGTTTCCATCCAAGAATTAATAGTTTCCAATACTAAATTCGGATCGAGTTTTTTAGCATTCTTTATAATAAAAAATACCGATTGAAATCGCACTTCATATATCGTTGATTGTTTCCAAACGGCATAATAAATTTTTAATTTTTCTTCTAATGCTAAATTGGAAAAGCTAAAAGATTCTTGATATAACATACGTTGATCACCCATGCTTAATCCCAAAATCTGCAATTGCGTTCCAAAGTATTTTTCTAATTGCTTGTATTGAAAATCTGTTTGGTTGGTTTCCGCCAATTCAAGTAAAGCAATTTTTATTTCATCAATATATGCGTGTAATTGTTTTTCTTGCATGAAATAGTTTTTATAATTGATGAAAGAAATTTACATCACATCATTGCCGCAATATAAGTAACAAGTGCGCCTGCAATAATTGCTAAAAATTTATACAAGCTAATGCGATGCGACTTCCCTCCTGCTTCAAAAATTATAGTAGTGGAAATATGAATAAATGTTCCACTCACCATTGCAAGCAACCAATTGATACTATGTGATGCAGATTCATGTGTGAGAAAACTACCAAAAATCCCTCCCAATGGTGTCATGAAAATAAATACAATTAAAAGTGGAATTGCTGCACGTAAATCTTTAAATGAAAAAAATAATACCGTAGCCAATGCAAAGCTTTCTGGAATTTTATGCAACATCACCGCTAAAAATATTTGCCTTGTACTTTCTAAACCCATTTCAGTTGCGGCTAAAGGAATACCTTCTAAAAATGCATGCATACTTAATCCAAAAAAAACACCAAACACATAACTCTTACTGAATTGTTCGTGCAGATGTAAATGGCCATGTTCTATACCACGAGTAAATTGCACGATAATTAATTGCACAAAAAATCCGGCGAAAATAAATAATGGTATTGTGGTGCCGGTTGCATGTGCAAACACTTCAGGTAATAAATGAATTACTGTTACTCCCAGCAAGTAAGCACCCGTAAATGAAAGTAAAATATTCAATACCTCATTATTAGTTTGCTTGCGCATTAACCATGCAGCAACAGAACCCAAACCGGCAGCACTTATCAATAGAATTATATAAGTGAAATTCATAGTGTTTTATTTAACCAGTTTCTTTTTTTGAAAATGAAATGCATCGCAATTATATAAATTAAAAATCCGAGAAAAGAACCCAATAATGCGCCGCCAATTACATCTAAAGGATAATGTACACCAACATACACTTGTGCAAAGGAAATACTTGCTGCCCAAAAAATACCTACAATTATAAACCAATAACTTCTTCGCAAAAATAAAAGTCCAAACACAACTGCTAATCCAAAATGATTTGCGGCATGTGAGGAAGTAAAACTATAACTAGGACTGCAACCGATAATTAAATTCGCATGCTCTGCAATTTCCGGAATACTGCAAGGTCTTGGTCGAGCAAATAATGGCTTCATAATAAAACTACTTACCTGATCTGTTATCGTAACAGTAATTGCAATAGTAAGTATTACAAAAAACCCATTCCATTTAAATTTATAAATCAACCAAATAGCAAGCAGAATATATAATGGAATCCAATTTTCTTTAGTGCGGATAACTGGCATAATAACATCAAAAAAAGAATTCGACCAATCACTATTCACAGTGAGGTATAAATTACGATCAAATTGCTCTATGCCCGATGGAAATTGCAATGTTTCTGAATTTAAATTTTAGTTGCTAAAAGTGATTGTATAAATCTCGTAAAGTATTGAATTACTTTGCATGATACGGCAAAGATGAAAAATTTTATAGTATCTACACCTATCACATTTAAAGTAAGATAGAACTGAATTTGTATTTTTGCCGGCAAAACTATTTTTCGTTGACTTTAATTAAATCAATCTCAGGTATTCGTGGAACCATTGGCGGTGTAGCAAAAGAAAACCTGACTCCCCTAGATATTGTAAAATTTACAAGTGCTTATGGCACATGGCTTTTACAAACAAATTCAACTCCCATTGTGGTGGTAGGCAGAGATGCGAGAATTTCCGGCGAAATGGTGAATCGCATTGTATGCGGCACATTGCAATCACTGGGCATTTCTGTTGTAGATGTTGGATTATCCACTACTCCCACGGTAGAAATTGCAGTGCAAATGGAAGAAGCAGGTGGTGGCATTATTCTTACAGCCAGCCACAATCCCAAACAATGGAATGCACTAAAATTATTAAACAGCAAAGGTGAATTTTTAAATACCGAAGAAGCAGATACTGTTTTAAAAATTGCTGAAAAAGAAAATTTTGAATTTGCGCTTGTAGATAAATTAGGTGATTATCAAACCAAAGGATTTTATATTCAAAAACATATTGAAAAAATTCTTGAATTACCTTTAGTAGATATTGAAGCAATTAAAGAAAGAAATTTTAAAATTGTTATTGATTGTGTGAATTCCACCGGCGGCATTTCTGTTCCGGAATTATTAGTTGCTCTTGGCGTTACCGATACTGTTGAATTATTCTGTTCTCCTAACGGTCGGTTTCCGCACAATCCAGAACCATTACCTGAACATTTAAGTACAATTAGCAACGAAGTAAAATTTCAAAAAGCAGATTTAGGATTAGTGGTAGATCCGGATGTTGATCGCCTCGCAATTGTGTGTGAAGACGGTGAATTTTTTGGTGAAGAATATACATTAGTCGCAATTGCAGATTATGTGTTGCAACATAAAAAAGGAGCCACTGTTTCAAATCTTTCTTCTACACAAGCATTGCGTGATGTTTCGGAAAAGCATGGTGTTGTGCATGCGCAAAGTGCAGTTGGTGAAGTGAATGTGGTAAAAAAAATGAAGGAGTTGAATGCCGTAATTGGTGGCGAAGGAAATGGCGGAATTATATATCCTGATTTGCATTATGGCAGAGATGCTTTAGTGGGTATCGCATTGTTTTTAACGCATCTTGCAAAATTTGGTAAATCATGTTCGATGTTGAGAGCCCAGTATCCGAATTATTATATGGCTAAGAAAAAAATTGATTTGCCGGATAGTATAAATGTAAAAGCACTTCTAAAAAAAATAGAAGAGAAATATAAAAGTAATCCGCAAAATAAAGAAGACGGATTAAAAATATTTCTGGATAATGATTGGGTGCATTTGCGTGTATCTAATACAGAACCTATTATTCGTATTTATACAGAAAGTAATTCGCAAACTACTGCTGAAAACATCGCAATGAAATTAATGGAAGATATTAAGCAACTGATTAATTCCAAATAGTGAAAATTCATTTTAGAAAGACATCTTTAATTCATGAGAGTATATTTTGATAATGCAGCAACTACACCAATGGATTCGCAAGTGCTGCAAGCAATGTTGCCTTTTATGCAAACGCATTTTGGCAATCCTTCTGCCATTCATTCTTTTGGTAGAGAAACAAGAGCTGCAATAGAAAAAGCAAGAAAAACAATTGCAAAATTGTTGAATGTTTCACCCGGAGAAATATTTTTTACATCGGGTGGAACAGAAGCAGATAATATGGCAATTGCATGCAGTGTACGTGACCTTGGTGTTACAAGAATTATTTCTTCAGTTATTGAACACCATGCTGTAACACATACTGTTGAAATGATGAAACTGAGTTCGGGAGTACAAATAGAATTTGTTGATTTAATGCCAGATGGCAAAATAAATTATAATCATCTTGAACAATTACTAGCAGATAGTAATGAAAAAACTTTAGTGAGTTTAATGCATGCAAATAATGAAATTGGTGTCTTGTTAGATATTGAAAAAGTATCGGCATTATGCAATCAATACAATGCATATTTTCATAGTGATACCGTACAAACCATTGCACATTATAAATTAGATCTGCAAAAAATTCCAATACATTTCATCACTGCTGCTGCACATAAATTTCACGGCCCAAAAGGAATTGGTTTTATCTACATCAATAAAGAAGCGCAGATAAAACCAATGATTCAAGGAGGCGGACAAGAACGCAATATGCGGGCAGGAACTGAAAATTTATACGGTATTATCGGCATGGCAAAAGCAATTGAAATTGCATACGATGAATTGGAAGAAACCCATAGTTATATTCTTGGATTAAGAGATTATATGTTGCAACAATTGCAACAGGAAATCCCTGGAATTCTTCTCAACTCCGATCCGGAAGGATTATATACAGTGTTGAATGTAAACTTCCCTCCATCAGAAAAAAATGAGATGTTGTTATTTAATTTAGATATCAATGGAATTGCTGCAAGTGGAGGTAGCGCATGCAGTTCAGGAAGTAATGTCGGCTCACATGTGATTGCACAATTACATCGTGAAAAAAATTCTGCAGCAGTACGATTTTCATTTTCCAAATTCAATACAAAAGAAGAAGTGGATTATGTAATTGCAAAACTTAAAGAACTTGTTCCAATGAGTGTTGCTGCATCCTGATTTTTTTTATAATTGATTACAAAAGCAATCTTATCTTCCTATTCTAATTCACATTACCAATTATTGATTTAAATAGAATTTGTAACTTCCCCAACAAATTTTATAGCAATGACACATCGCAGAAAATTTTTCAAACAACTTGCAATTACTTCAAGCTTATTAGGATTTACTCAGATGGAAGCTTTTGCGGATAATAGTTTATTGCAGTCTGCATTACTGAATGCCGAAAATAAATCTATAGAATCAATTGCAGCAGATGAAGAATTCTGGATGATTATAAAAAATTCCTACACTGTTTCTACCAATCTTATTAATCTGAATAATGGTGGAGTAAGCCCTTCGCCAAGAGTAGTGCAAGAAGCTGTGGAACGGTATAATAAATTGAGCAATGAAGCCCCCAGTTATTATATGTGGCGCATATTGGATAAAGGTCGTGAAGGACTGCGCACTAAGCTTGCTGAATTAGCAGGATGTGATGCAGAAGAAATTGCAATCAACAGAAATACCACAGAAGGATTGAATAATATTATTAATGGAATTGATTTAAAAGCGGGTGATGAAGTGGTGTTGACAAGACAAGATTATCCCAACATGATAAATGCATGGAAGCAAAGAGAAAAACGACATGGCATTGTTTTAAAATGGGTTGAGTTAGAATTGCCAACTGAAGATGAAAATTATCTTGTAAATAAATATGCAGAACAATTTACCGATAAAACAAAAGTGGTTCAGATTAATCATATCATCAATTGGACAGGTCATATTAATCCGGTGAGAAAAATAGCAGATGTTGCACATGCAAAAGGTATTGATGTAATGATTGATGGCGCACATACATTTGGACATTTTGTTTTTAATATTCCCGATTTAGGTGGTGATTATTTTGCAACAAGTTTACATAAATGGTTATGTGCTCCATTCGGAAGTGGAATGCTTTGGATTAAAAAAGAAAAGATAAAAAACATCTGGCCACTGATGCCGGGTGATGATCCGCAAAGTGATAATATCCGCAAGTTTGAAAATCTGGGTACACGTTCTTTTGCAATTGAACAAGCAATTGGTCAGGCTATAGATTTTCATTTAATGATTGGCTCTGCAAGGAAAGAAGCAAGGTTGCGGTATTTAAAAGATTATTGGTTAACACAGGTAATTGATAATCCGAAACTCATTTCCAATACTTCACTAGATCCCAGATTTTCATGTGCTATTGCAAATGTGCGAATTGATGGAATGGAAGCCGGCACTATGGATAGTTATTTATTTACAAATAAAAACATTCATTGTGTAGGAATCAATTGGGAAAATATTCACGGTATTCGCATTGCACCAAATGTATATACTACTACAAGTGAATTGGATATTTTAGTAGATGGATTGAATGAGATGATGGAAGATTGATTTCCGATATTTATTTATTACCCTTCTTAAATTTGCAAACACAAACAAAAAAAAATGCATTTACCTATATTACAAAACGATTTAATCAAACTTATTCCCTTACAAGAAACTGATTTTGAAATATTATATGATGTTGCATCTGATCCTGCAATTTGGGAACAGCATCCCAATAAAAATAGATATGAACGTGATGTATTTAAAACATTTTTTGAAGGAGCAATTAAATCTCAAGGTGCTTATATTGTGTATGATATTGCAAATGGGAAAGCAATTGGTTCCACCCGATTTTATGATTATGATGTAAATAAAAAAACACTGTTGATAGGTTACTCTTTTTTAGCGAAAAATTGTTGGGGTAAAGGATATAATTCTGCTATGAAATCATTGATGCTTAACCATGCGTTTACATTTGTGGATACAGTGTATTTTCATGTTGGTGCAAGCAATATACGCTCACAAAAAGCTATGGAAAAATTGGGTGCAATAAAGACAAACGAAGAAGAGATTGCTTACTTCGGTGAACCCGTACGATTAAATTTTGTTTATGAAATGACAAAGCCCCGATGGAAAAAGCTAATCAGAAATTTATAATCAATTAACTTTATAACACATTTTAAAAATCAAAGAAAAATCAAAATCAAACTATGAGAAAAATTTCAATTCTATTCTGTGCCAGTGCATTTATGGTATTTACAATGGCAGCTTGCAGCAACTCTGCAAAAAAAGATGCTGATGAAGATAATAATATAGACACAACTGTAATTACCACTGACAGCGACGGAAACACAGAAATAACTACGGATGGTAATACCGTTAAAGAAGATGGTACTTCCACAAATGTAGAGGTAACGGATGAAGGTGTTAATATTGAGCACAAAGATGGCAGCAACACAAAAATTGACGTGAAAGTAAAAGACGGCGAAAAGAAAATTGATGTTACTAAAAAAGGCGGTGATAATTAATCACTCTCTTTAAAAATAAAAATCCCGTTGTAAAAAATTACAACGGGATTTTTTATAAATACGATTTCTAAAGATTACACATCCAGATTTGCATAGCGTGCATTCGCTTCAATAAATTCACGACGAGGAGGAACTTCATCTCCCATCAACATACTGAAAACTCTGTCTGCTTCTGCAGCACTATCAATTGTTACTCTGCGCAATGTTCTTGTTTCAGGATTCATAGTTGTTTCCCAAAGTTGTTCTGCGTTCATTTCACCCAAACCTTTGTAACGTTGAATACCTACAGATTCTTCTTTGCCACCTTTAGCTAATTCAATTACTGCGGCTTTACGTTGTTCTTCATTCCAGCAATATTTTTGCTCCTTCCCTTTCTTCACTAAATACAATGGAGGTGTCGCAATATAAATATATCCCTGCTCTACAAGTTCATACATTTTGCGGAAAAAGAAAGTGAGAATTAATGTAGTGATATGGCTGCCATCCACATCGGCATCCGTCATAATCACAATTTTATGATAGCGCAATTTTGTTGTATCCACCGATTTATCTTCTAAAGGCATTACACCCAATGCAGTGAAAATATTTTTTATTTCTTCGTTGTCGAAAATTCTAAAATCAAGTGCTTTCTCTACGTTTAATATTTTTCCACGCAATGGTAATATTGCCTGAAAGCCACGGTTACGACCTTGCTTTGCTGTGCCACCAGCAGAATCCCCTTCCACTAAAAACAACTCACATAATTTCGGATCTTTTTCTGAACAATCCGCCAATTTTCCCGGCAATCCTGAACCACTTAATGCACCTTTACGCTGAACCATTTCTCTTGCTTTGCGAGCGGCAGTTCTGGCTTGTGCTGCAACTATTACTTTATTAATAATTACTCTGGCCATTTTGGGATTTTCTTCCAGATAATTATTTAATGCTTCACCTGAAATTGTATCCACGATACCCATTACTTCCGAGTTACCAAGTTTGGTTTTTGTCTGACCTTCAAATTGAGGCTCGGGTACTTTAATAGAAATCAATGCCGTTAATCCTTCACGAAAATCATCACCGGTAACTTCTACTTTTATTTTCTCAAATAATTTTTGCTTATCACCATACGATTTAAATGTGCGAGTAAGTGCCCTGCGGAAACCTGCTACATGCGTTCCTCCTTCTATGGTATTAATATTATTTACGTAGCTATGAATATTCTCATTGTAAGAGTTATTGTATTGCAATGCAATTTCTACTATCACATTATCTCTCGTCCCTTCTGCATAAATAGGAAAAGGAAGAATGGAAACCCGACCCGCATCCAGATAAGTTACAAACTCTAACAAACCACCTTCAGAATAAAACTCCTTTCTAAGGAAGCTACCATCTTCTTCAGTTTGTCTTTCATCTACCAACTCCATTCGTATTCCTCGATTTAAATACGCCAGCTCACGAAGTCGTGCTGCTATTGTATCAAACTTATACTCAAGCACATTAAATATTGTAGCATCCGGCTTAAAAGTTACAATGGTTCCTGTAATATCTGTATCGCCGATTTCTTTTACTGGATAAAGAGGTTTGCCTTCGGAATATTCCTGCACAAATATTTTACCCAGACGATGCACTTCCACTTTAAATGCGATAGATAATGCATTCACACAAGAAACACCCACACCATGTAAACCACCGGAAACTTTGTAGGAATCTTTATCAAATTTTCCTCCGGCATGCAGCACGGTCATTACCACTTCTAATGCTGATCT contains these protein-coding regions:
- a CDS encoding DUF2892 domain-containing protein; translation: MKKNIGNADKIIRIILAAIIAILFFTHVITGTLGIVLIVIAGVLVLTSFVSFCPIYAILGIRTCPVKN
- a CDS encoding DNA alkylation repair protein, giving the protein MQEKQLHAYIDEIKIALLELAETNQTDFQYKQLEKYFGTQLQILGLSMGDQRMLYQESFSFSNLALEEKLKIYYAVWKQSTIYEVRFQSVFFIIKNAKKLDPNLVLETINSWMETVDCWPHSDDLAKASCIAGIKIPKQYKSLIQEWNTSELLWKRRQSAVALVRERKAFVDVFNWKELEKLFLNLIDDKTYMVQKGLGWALRDTGRIYNQELLRFLDKYATALSTVAFSTATEKIDLSEKEVFKQKRIMHRKK
- a CDS encoding ZIP family metal transporter; the encoded protein is MNFTYIILLISAAGLGSVAAWLMRKQTNNEVLNILLSFTGAYLLGVTVIHLLPEVFAHATGTTIPLFIFAGFFVQLIIVQFTRGIEHGHLHLHEQFSKSYVFGVFFGLSMHAFLEGIPLAATEMGLESTRQIFLAVMLHKIPESFALATVLFFSFKDLRAAIPLLIVFIFMTPLGGIFGSFLTHESASHSINWLLAMVSGTFIHISTTIIFEAGGKSHRISLYKFLAIIAGALVTYIAAMM
- a CDS encoding phosphatase PAP2 family protein, with the protein product MQFPSGIEQFDRNLYLTVNSDWSNSFFDVIMPVIRTKENWIPLYILLAIWLIYKFKWNGFFVILTIAITVTITDQVSSFIMKPLFARPRPCSIPEIAEHANLIIGCSPSYSFTSSHAANHFGLAVVFGLLFLRRSYWFIIVGIFWAASISFAQVYVGVHYPLDVIGGALLGSFLGFLIYIIAMHFIFKKRNWLNKTL
- the glmM gene encoding phosphoglucosamine mutase, translating into MTLIKSISGIRGTIGGVAKENLTPLDIVKFTSAYGTWLLQTNSTPIVVVGRDARISGEMVNRIVCGTLQSLGISVVDVGLSTTPTVEIAVQMEEAGGGIILTASHNPKQWNALKLLNSKGEFLNTEEADTVLKIAEKENFEFALVDKLGDYQTKGFYIQKHIEKILELPLVDIEAIKERNFKIVIDCVNSTGGISVPELLVALGVTDTVELFCSPNGRFPHNPEPLPEHLSTISNEVKFQKADLGLVVDPDVDRLAIVCEDGEFFGEEYTLVAIADYVLQHKKGATVSNLSSTQALRDVSEKHGVVHAQSAVGEVNVVKKMKELNAVIGGEGNGGIIYPDLHYGRDALVGIALFLTHLAKFGKSCSMLRAQYPNYYMAKKKIDLPDSINVKALLKKIEEKYKSNPQNKEDGLKIFLDNDWVHLRVSNTEPIIRIYTESNSQTTAENIAMKLMEDIKQLINSK
- a CDS encoding cysteine desulfurase encodes the protein MRVYFDNAATTPMDSQVLQAMLPFMQTHFGNPSAIHSFGRETRAAIEKARKTIAKLLNVSPGEIFFTSGGTEADNMAIACSVRDLGVTRIISSVIEHHAVTHTVEMMKLSSGVQIEFVDLMPDGKINYNHLEQLLADSNEKTLVSLMHANNEIGVLLDIEKVSALCNQYNAYFHSDTVQTIAHYKLDLQKIPIHFITAAAHKFHGPKGIGFIYINKEAQIKPMIQGGGQERNMRAGTENLYGIIGMAKAIEIAYDELEETHSYILGLRDYMLQQLQQEIPGILLNSDPEGLYTVLNVNFPPSEKNEMLLFNLDINGIAASGGSACSSGSNVGSHVIAQLHREKNSAAVRFSFSKFNTKEEVDYVIAKLKELVPMSVAAS
- a CDS encoding aminotransferase class V-fold PLP-dependent enzyme — encoded protein: MTHRRKFFKQLAITSSLLGFTQMEAFADNSLLQSALLNAENKSIESIAADEEFWMIIKNSYTVSTNLINLNNGGVSPSPRVVQEAVERYNKLSNEAPSYYMWRILDKGREGLRTKLAELAGCDAEEIAINRNTTEGLNNIINGIDLKAGDEVVLTRQDYPNMINAWKQREKRHGIVLKWVELELPTEDENYLVNKYAEQFTDKTKVVQINHIINWTGHINPVRKIADVAHAKGIDVMIDGAHTFGHFVFNIPDLGGDYFATSLHKWLCAPFGSGMLWIKKEKIKNIWPLMPGDDPQSDNIRKFENLGTRSFAIEQAIGQAIDFHLMIGSARKEARLRYLKDYWLTQVIDNPKLISNTSLDPRFSCAIANVRIDGMEAGTMDSYLFTNKNIHCVGINWENIHGIRIAPNVYTTTSELDILVDGLNEMMED
- a CDS encoding GNAT family N-acetyltransferase codes for the protein MHLPILQNDLIKLIPLQETDFEILYDVASDPAIWEQHPNKNRYERDVFKTFFEGAIKSQGAYIVYDIANGKAIGSTRFYDYDVNKKTLLIGYSFLAKNCWGKGYNSAMKSLMLNHAFTFVDTVYFHVGASNIRSQKAMEKLGAIKTNEEEIAYFGEPVRLNFVYEMTKPRWKKLIRNL
- the gyrB gene encoding DNA topoisomerase (ATP-hydrolyzing) subunit B translates to MQETEETNLPIANKGDYTAENIQVLEGLEAVRKRPAMYIGDTGFKGLHHLVYEVVDNSIDEALAGYAKNIYVTIHEGNSITVKDDGRGIPTEIHKKEKRSALEVVMTVLHAGGKFDKDSYKVSGGLHGVGVSCVNALSIAFKVEVHRLGKIFVQEYSEGKPLYPVKEIGDTDITGTIVTFKPDATIFNVLEYKFDTIAARLRELAYLNRGIRMELVDERQTEEDGSFLRKEFYSEGGLLEFVTYLDAGRVSILPFPIYAEGTRDNVIVEIALQYNNSYNENIHSYVNNINTIEGGTHVAGFRRALTRTFKSYGDKQKLFEKIKVEVTGDDFREGLTALISIKVPEPQFEGQTKTKLGNSEVMGIVDTISGEALNNYLEENPKMARVIINKVIVAAQARTAARKAREMVQRKGALSGSGLPGKLADCSEKDPKLCELFLVEGDSAGGTAKQGRNRGFQAILPLRGKILNVEKALDFRIFDNEEIKNIFTALGVMPLEDKSVDTTKLRYHKIVIMTDADVDGSHITTLILTFFFRKMYELVEQGYIYIATPPLYLVKKGKEQKYCWNEEQRKAAVIELAKGGKEESVGIQRYKGLGEMNAEQLWETTMNPETRTLRRVTIDSAAEADRVFSMLMGDEVPPRREFIEANARYANLDV